The genome window CTTTGACCACATCGTTGAACTCTTCTTCTTTTTTATGGAACGCTTCCTGCAGTCTCTTCATGGTAGCGAGTAACGTCTCGGACAGTTGATATGCCGCAATACGCAGTGCTGTAGGTACCACGTCATTGGTGGACTGGGACATGTTAACATGGTTGTTCGGATTGCAGTGGAAGTAGTCTCCCTTGCTTTTGGTTAAAAGTTCCAGTCCGCGGTTGGCCAAAATTTCGTTCATATTCATATTCATGGAGGTGCCTGCACCGCCCTGAATGGAGTCTACAATAAAATGATCCAGATGATGGCCTTTCATCATTTCTTCAGCTGCCATGACAATCACTTCGCCGATTTTGCTTGGTAGCATTTTCAGTTCCATATTCGTAATTGCCGCTGCTTTTTTCACCGCAGCCAGAGCTGTGATCAGCTCCCGGTGTACCGGAACGCCGGTAATCGGGAAGTTCTCCACGGCCCGCACCGTCTGAATGCCGTAATAGGCATAAGCCGGAATTTCTTTTTCACCGATAAAATCTTTCTCCGTCCTTGTGGACATAGTAGACATTTCGTTCGCCTCCAGTGGCATCCAATAAATAGGTCAGCTCCGGCAATGCCGAAGCGCACTCAGTATATCATTTAAGCAAAATGGATGCCAATCTAAATCATTTAGCCTCTTGTGCCGATAATAAATAAAATTAAAGATGTTAAATGGAATATTATTCAATTTTATGAGAAAAGGAGGGCGGCTAAGCTTGTCTTATATATTATGCGCTTCATGATAGAGAAGTCATGCATAAACGGTAAATATGGGGCGGATAGAACGTTTTCAGTGATGTATATCACATGAAATTTGGTACATGATTGGTAAAATAGGAAAAAAGGACTACGGGGTGTAAACATGAAATGGACTTTAGGCGCAAAGACAGTCGCAGGTTTGGTACTAATCTCAATTATTACGTACGGAACTAGCGGCTTTTTTATATTTTTTGTCAAAGACTGGGTTACGTTAGATATTCCGAATTGGGTATACATATCGATTATCCTGATCATGGGGGTATGTTGGAACGGAATTCTCGGGTGGTTTGCCTCTCGCTGGCTGACTCGTCCGATTGTTCATCTGTCTCGTGCGGCGCAACAGGTCTCATCTGGTGACCTGACAACGGAGATTCCGCAGCGGCGTACACAGGATGAACTTACTGTATTATATGATGCTTTTCGTGTAATGGTCTCTAATCTCAGAAGTATTGTGAACGATATTTCGGACAGTACACGAACTACATCACAGAATGCGCAGTCGCTTAGTGAAGCGATTACCCAAGCTGCGGAGCAGATCGAGATGATGTCAGAAGCGGTGGATCATATTGCGGTAGGTGTAGAAGAGCAGAAGGTTACTTCCCATCAATCCCTGATCACGGCGGATGAGATGCTGAACGATTTCCAGCGTATGCATAGCCAGTCCATGGACATGACAGAGATGTCCGGTCAGATGGAGCGATCGGTGGATCATACGAAACAGACATTCTCATCGCTGATGAAGGGCATGGACGAGCTGGCTGAGTCGCACAATCGTTCCCGCGACATTATGCTACTATTGGAGAAGGAAGCCTCTGATATCGAGGTAATTACCCAGTCTGTCAAAAATATTGCTGAGGAAACAGGATTACTTGCCTTGAATGCTTCCATTGAGGCTGCACGAGCTGGCGAAGAAGGATCTGGTTTTGCAGTCGTGGCGCAGCAGATTCGTAAGCTGGCAGACGAGAGTAAGGAATCGGTCCATCGGATTAATGAGCTAATTAGTCGTGTGCAGCAGCGAATCAGGG of Paenibacillus sp. FSL R5-0517 contains these proteins:
- a CDS encoding methyl-accepting chemotaxis protein, whose protein sequence is MKWTLGAKTVAGLVLISIITYGTSGFFIFFVKDWVTLDIPNWVYISIILIMGVCWNGILGWFASRWLTRPIVHLSRAAQQVSSGDLTTEIPQRRTQDELTVLYDAFRVMVSNLRSIVNDISDSTRTTSQNAQSLSEAITQAAEQIEMMSEAVDHIAVGVEEQKVTSHQSLITADEMLNDFQRMHSQSMDMTEMSGQMERSVDHTKQTFSSLMKGMDELAESHNRSRDIMLLLEKEASDIEVITQSVKNIAEETGLLALNASIEAARAGEEGSGFAVVAQQIRKLADESKESVHRINELISRVQQRIRETAQLSHEQHGLVVNESERTISVDQTLHELTGTVEVFMKGAHDIGSKIAEQTGRVEQTHGHVKKIQGKAGSFSDEARRIMDAAHEETAIMEEISSSAEELRQLTDRLLDKTKAFRMQP